Proteins co-encoded in one Petrotoga miotherma DSM 10691 genomic window:
- the era gene encoding GTPase Era, with translation MENNGFKSGFVALAGKPNVGKSTLINALMGQKVVIVSDKPQTTRNRVNCILTEDHYQIVFVDTPGIHKPIRKIGEYMVNIAINALKGVDLILFIIDTKDGLRNSDLRVAEIVDKSKIPTILLVNKVDLIKDKEKINLMTEKIQSLSSNIVKTIEISALTGKNLSELKQSIIDLLPEGPQYYPEDMITDKPSRFIISELIREKIFHLTKEEIPHSSGVVIEELKERENGVLYVRAEIYVEKKSQKPIIIGKNGSMIKKIGQLARQDIEELFERKVYLDLYVKVRDKWRDNENILNNIMEYKVEEIKD, from the coding sequence ATGGAAAATAACGGTTTTAAAAGTGGTTTCGTGGCCTTGGCTGGAAAGCCTAACGTAGGAAAATCAACATTGATAAACGCTTTGATGGGTCAAAAAGTGGTCATTGTTTCTGACAAACCACAAACTACAAGAAATAGAGTAAACTGCATATTAACGGAAGATCATTACCAAATAGTTTTTGTCGACACACCGGGTATTCACAAACCTATAAGAAAAATCGGGGAATACATGGTCAATATCGCAATAAATGCATTGAAAGGCGTTGACCTAATACTTTTTATAATCGATACAAAGGATGGTTTAAGAAATTCAGATTTAAGAGTTGCTGAAATAGTCGATAAATCAAAAATTCCTACCATTCTTCTTGTGAACAAAGTTGATCTAATAAAAGATAAAGAGAAAATTAACCTGATGACTGAAAAAATACAAAGTTTGTCTTCAAATATAGTTAAAACCATTGAAATTTCCGCTTTAACAGGTAAAAATCTTTCTGAATTAAAACAAAGTATTATAGATTTATTACCCGAAGGTCCACAATACTACCCAGAAGATATGATCACCGATAAACCGTCAAGGTTCATCATTTCTGAGTTAATTCGGGAAAAAATCTTTCATTTAACAAAGGAAGAGATTCCTCATTCAAGCGGTGTAGTTATAGAAGAACTGAAAGAAAGAGAGAATGGCGTTTTGTACGTAAGAGCAGAAATTTATGTTGAAAAGAAAAGTCAGAAACCTATTATAATAGGTAAAAACGGAAGTATGATTAAAAAGATCGGCCAATTGGCAAGACAAGACATCGAAGAACTTTTTGAAAGAAAAGTCTACCTCGATCTTTACGTAAAGGTTCGTGACAAATGGAGAGACAATGAAAATATTTTAAATAACATTATGGAATACAAAGTAGAAGAAATAAAAGATTGA
- a CDS encoding ANTAR domain-containing response regulator, translated as MKDLKVLIAEDEYLILMGLKSNLENLGCKVIGEATNGKELVKLALEKKPDLIIADINLPVMDGLEALRRISEKVFIPTLIVSGYDDEELIDRAKNLGVLGYLIKPIDESDLKAEIEIALSRFEDIKSLKNELEVTKETLESRKLIEKAKGIIMERLRLNEEESMKFLQKKSRNSNKKLVDVAKEIIEADKAFRID; from the coding sequence ATGAAGGACTTGAAGGTACTGATCGCCGAGGATGAATACCTAATTTTAATGGGGTTAAAAAGCAACTTAGAAAATTTAGGATGTAAAGTAATAGGAGAAGCTACAAACGGTAAAGAGTTGGTCAAATTAGCTTTAGAAAAAAAGCCTGATTTGATTATAGCTGATATCAATCTACCTGTTATGGATGGTTTGGAGGCATTAAGAAGGATAAGTGAGAAGGTTTTTATTCCTACATTAATTGTAAGCGGTTACGATGATGAAGAATTGATCGATAGAGCAAAAAATCTGGGAGTATTGGGATATCTAATAAAGCCAATAGATGAATCAGATTTGAAAGCCGAAATTGAAATCGCTCTTTCTAGATTTGAGGATATTAAGAGTTTAAAAAATGAATTAGAAGTAACCAAAGAAACTTTGGAATCAAGGAAATTAATAGAAAAAGCCAAAGGTATCATTATGGAAAGATTACGATTGAATGAAGAAGAATCTATGAAATTTTTGCAAAAAAAGAGTAGAAATTCCAACAAAAAGTTAGTTGATGTTGCGAAGGAGATTATAGAAGCTGACAAGGCTTTTAGAATTGATTAA
- a CDS encoding ATP-binding cassette domain-containing protein, translating to MSKKILKFINFFVKDQGNEVLKNINLEIQKSEVISILGQDGSGKNAIINGLTGKFQVSGNVLCRGELVKVGILNLRKHGVEFVDQDLKLLENLSVSENLFLDTSYKKNQSIFYFKRKTQKAVEELLKKYNLNLSPYMKVGDLTLEEKKNLAFVRAFSVNPDVLILYEPAENISLSSLMNLHNMIRTHKKEGKSVIYITKQWEDALRIADKIAILNEGEIAEILDSQEVKNNPKKLINKIMGINSDDNNVNSEERQLIESVFEAAEYLTSEYELDDLMKLLAKNAAKAMKAEACGISLMDEDTNAIIDKAFYKRNKNVEVEPNESEILNLIGDEKVYYFSKRDRGFEKFFKINKDINSFICVPLYIRSRLSGIIHIYYKEVYIYSEEEIKYLETIAHQAALAIHDTRLVGSSVLLQESHHRIKNNLQSIISLMSLYKMSNKKDSRKDVIEMLDDLMSKIKSIAAVHDLLSKDKLGRSIINLKEMITKIVKFMSSTREETKFNFELDDIFVSYSKASAIALVVNELVTNSLKYAFVGKENGEITIISKFDNESIKLVISDNGVGFPQNFDIQNTQGLGLSIVYSIVTKQLNGEIYVESANGAKVRIRIPVKQISKNISIEEMEKI from the coding sequence ATGTCAAAGAAAATTCTGAAATTTATAAATTTCTTTGTCAAGGACCAAGGAAATGAGGTTCTAAAAAATATAAATTTAGAAATTCAAAAATCAGAAGTTATTAGTATTTTAGGACAGGATGGCTCTGGGAAAAATGCTATTATAAATGGACTAACTGGTAAATTTCAAGTTAGTGGAAATGTGTTATGTAGGGGAGAACTAGTAAAGGTGGGGATACTCAATTTAAGAAAACATGGAGTAGAATTTGTAGATCAAGATCTCAAATTATTAGAGAATCTCTCTGTTTCAGAAAATTTGTTTTTAGATACTTCATATAAGAAGAACCAATCGATTTTTTATTTTAAAAGAAAAACCCAGAAAGCGGTGGAGGAACTTTTAAAAAAGTATAATTTGAACTTATCACCGTATATGAAAGTAGGAGATCTCACGTTAGAAGAAAAGAAAAATTTGGCTTTTGTGAGGGCTTTTTCTGTTAATCCAGATGTTCTGATTCTATACGAACCAGCTGAGAATATTTCTTTAAGTTCATTGATGAATCTTCACAATATGATAAGAACACACAAAAAAGAAGGTAAAAGTGTAATCTACATAACTAAACAATGGGAAGATGCCTTGAGAATCGCTGATAAGATCGCAATATTGAATGAAGGTGAGATTGCGGAGATTTTGGACTCCCAAGAAGTAAAAAATAATCCTAAAAAATTGATAAATAAAATTATGGGAATTAACTCCGATGACAATAATGTAAATTCTGAAGAGAGACAACTAATTGAATCAGTCTTTGAAGCAGCAGAATACTTAACATCAGAGTATGAGCTAGATGATCTTATGAAACTGCTTGCAAAAAATGCTGCAAAGGCGATGAAAGCAGAGGCATGTGGAATATCTCTGATGGATGAGGACACAAACGCAATAATAGACAAAGCTTTTTACAAACGAAATAAAAACGTGGAAGTTGAACCGAATGAATCAGAAATCTTAAATTTAATCGGCGATGAAAAAGTTTATTATTTTTCAAAAAGAGATAGAGGATTCGAAAAATTCTTTAAAATCAACAAAGATATTAATAGTTTTATATGTGTTCCTTTGTACATAAGATCAAGGTTGAGTGGCATAATCCATATTTATTACAAAGAAGTATATATATATTCTGAAGAAGAGATAAAGTATTTAGAAACTATAGCTCATCAAGCTGCGTTAGCAATTCATGACACAAGGTTAGTTGGAAGTTCTGTATTGTTACAAGAGAGTCATCATCGAATCAAGAATAATCTCCAGTCCATAATTAGTTTGATGTCTTTGTATAAGATGTCCAATAAAAAAGATTCGAGAAAAGATGTAATAGAGATGCTCGATGATTTAATGTCGAAGATAAAAAGTATAGCCGCAGTCCATGATTTGTTGTCAAAAGATAAATTGGGTAGAAGTATTATCAATCTCAAAGAGATGATAACTAAGATAGTCAAATTTATGAGCAGTACAAGAGAAGAGACTAAATTTAACTTTGAATTGGACGATATTTTCGTTTCATATAGCAAGGCCTCTGCGATAGCTTTGGTGGTGAATGAGCTGGTTACTAACAGTCTAAAGTATGCTTTTGTTGGTAAAGAAAATGGTGAGATTACTATTATTTCAAAATTCGATAATGAATCAATAAAACTAGTGATTTCAGATAACGGAGTAGGTTTCCCGCAAAATTTCGATATTCAAAATACTCAGGGGCTTGGTCTATCGATTGTATATTCTATAGTTACCAAACAGCTAAATGGGGAGATATATGTAGAAAGTGCTAATGGTGCCAAAGTACGAATTAGGATCCCAGTAAAACAGATTAGTAAGAATATTTCCATCGAAGAAATGGAGAAAATTTAA
- a CDS encoding sugar ABC transporter substrate-binding protein, with amino-acid sequence MKKFVFVLFVSIVFLPVFLHAFTIGLVLGNMDNPYFVTMANAAEEQAKLLGIDITVLDANYDSATQHSQVENLLQRNVDAIVINPTDSKALIPAAEAAYEAGVPFVCIDRTVDSELISLDIESDNYMAGKLAAEYVADRLNGKGKIAIIYGTPGLSVMRERTDGFMDEIKKYSNIEIVAEQNGDFNMADGMAAAEAILTAHPHEIDAIYAENDPMALGTVQALKMFNYEKDEIFIVAVDASPAGLDAMQKGDYIAFEAGQQPRKMTAMAVTAAYLLAEDFKIETPDGSKRYFMEVVPVTIDNVDEWLETSVDGWH; translated from the coding sequence ATGAAAAAGTTTGTTTTCGTGTTATTTGTAAGCATCGTTTTTCTACCAGTGTTTCTTCATGCTTTTACGATAGGTTTGGTTTTAGGGAACATGGATAATCCATATTTTGTTACTATGGCTAATGCGGCTGAAGAACAAGCTAAGTTATTAGGAATAGATATTACAGTTCTTGATGCTAACTATGATAGTGCTACACAACATTCTCAAGTAGAAAATCTTCTTCAAAGAAATGTTGATGCAATCGTAATTAATCCAACAGATTCTAAAGCCTTAATTCCGGCAGCAGAGGCAGCATATGAAGCAGGTGTCCCTTTTGTGTGTATTGATCGAACAGTAGATAGTGAATTAATTTCTTTAGATATTGAATCAGATAACTACATGGCTGGAAAATTAGCTGCTGAATATGTGGCTGATAGATTGAATGGAAAAGGAAAAATTGCTATAATCTATGGGACTCCAGGTTTAAGTGTTATGAGAGAAAGAACCGATGGTTTTATGGACGAAATAAAAAAATATTCAAACATCGAAATAGTAGCTGAACAAAATGGAGATTTTAATATGGCAGATGGAATGGCCGCAGCTGAAGCTATTCTCACTGCTCATCCTCATGAGATTGATGCTATATATGCAGAAAATGATCCTATGGCCTTGGGAACTGTACAAGCTCTAAAAATGTTTAACTATGAAAAAGACGAGATATTCATAGTTGCTGTAGACGCCTCTCCCGCTGGGTTAGATGCAATGCAAAAAGGCGATTATATAGCCTTTGAAGCTGGACAACAGCCTCGAAAAATGACAGCAATGGCCGTAACAGCCGCTTATTTGTTAGCAGAAGATTTTAAAATAGAAACTCCAGATGGTTCAAAAAGATATTTCATGGAAGTTGTACCAGTAACTATAGATAACGTTGATGAATGGTTAGAAACATCAGTTGATGGCTGGCATTAA
- a CDS encoding sugar ABC transporter ATP-binding protein: MDEDVILELINIGKSFSSVKVLKNINLKINRNEIHAIVGENGAGKSTLMKIIYGEHSPTEGTLIINGEKRNHYSPSEALHEGIVMVHQESSLVPTLSVYENIFLGRWNSSKTNKNYLVKKKELISLTREILRKMGVYHISPEKRVSSLSIGDKQIVEIAKSLSFNPKILILDEPTAALSIEETNILFSILKTLKENGVTILYISHRLEEIFQIAERVTVLRNGEIVYNDFVNKININELISKMIGREITNKYPEKINKTSGKIVLQVVDLTSSYFKKITFEIHEGEILGISGLMGCGSTQMGESLFGLRKINGGNIHYYGERFFPKNPSICIKHGIFYVPADRHSLGLVLKRSVKENYTLPNLDFFAKYGILKINKEKQDCYRTINQLNIKISNLNQKVENLSGGNQQKLVIGKWIVRQPKLLIMDEPTRGVDVGAKYEIYKKIYELSSKGIAILLISTDIDEIHNLCDRILVMSEGRITGTLYPENSTKEEILALAVKGKEDINSQEFEVINN, translated from the coding sequence TTGGATGAAGATGTCATTTTAGAATTGATAAATATCGGAAAATCTTTTTCAAGCGTGAAAGTTTTAAAAAATATTAATTTAAAAATTAATAGAAATGAAATTCATGCTATAGTTGGAGAGAATGGGGCAGGCAAATCCACTTTAATGAAAATTATTTATGGTGAACATTCACCTACAGAAGGGACTTTAATAATAAATGGAGAAAAAAGAAATCATTACTCTCCGAGTGAAGCCTTACATGAAGGAATAGTAATGGTGCATCAAGAATCCAGTTTAGTTCCTACTTTGAGTGTCTATGAAAATATTTTTTTAGGAAGATGGAATTCTTCAAAAACAAATAAAAATTATCTAGTTAAGAAAAAGGAGTTAATATCCCTCACTCGAGAAATATTAAGAAAAATGGGAGTTTACCATATTTCTCCTGAAAAGCGAGTTTCTTCCTTAAGTATCGGAGATAAACAAATTGTAGAAATTGCTAAATCCTTGTCCTTTAATCCTAAAATACTAATTTTAGATGAACCAACAGCTGCCTTATCAATTGAAGAAACAAATATATTATTTTCTATTTTAAAAACTTTAAAGGAAAATGGAGTAACCATATTATATATTTCTCATAGATTAGAAGAAATATTTCAAATTGCAGAAAGAGTCACTGTACTCAGAAATGGCGAAATTGTTTACAACGACTTTGTAAATAAAATTAATATTAATGAATTAATTTCAAAAATGATCGGTAGAGAAATAACAAACAAGTATCCGGAGAAAATCAACAAAACTTCTGGGAAAATAGTTTTACAAGTGGTAGATTTAACCTCTTCGTATTTTAAAAAAATTACATTCGAGATCCATGAAGGAGAAATTTTAGGAATAAGTGGATTAATGGGATGTGGAAGTACCCAGATGGGTGAATCGCTTTTTGGTTTAAGAAAAATAAATGGTGGAAATATTCATTATTATGGTGAAAGATTTTTCCCTAAAAATCCATCAATTTGTATAAAACACGGTATTTTCTATGTTCCTGCTGATAGGCATTCATTAGGTTTGGTTTTAAAAAGAAGTGTTAAGGAAAATTATACTCTACCTAATCTTGATTTTTTTGCCAAATACGGAATTTTAAAAATCAACAAAGAAAAACAAGATTGTTATCGTACAATCAACCAGCTGAATATCAAAATTAGTAACTTGAATCAAAAAGTTGAAAACCTTAGTGGAGGAAATCAACAAAAATTGGTAATTGGTAAATGGATAGTTCGTCAGCCTAAATTGTTAATAATGGATGAACCAACACGAGGTGTAGATGTCGGAGCAAAATATGAAATATACAAGAAAATTTATGAATTATCTAGTAAAGGAATCGCCATTTTGTTGATTTCAACTGATATTGATGAAATTCACAATTTATGTGACAGAATCCTAGTAATGAGTGAAGGTAGAATTACTGGTACTCTGTATCCTGAAAATTCGACTAAAGAAGAGATATTAGCACTAGCCGTAAAAGGGAAAGAAGATATTAACTCTCAAGAATTCGAAGTAATAAACAATTAA
- a CDS encoding ABC transporter permease, translating into MEKILSTKKTANKNKMSSLEFLRKYGVIFGLIGVILFFSVAETEYFFTLSNFMTISKQSAVNILLALGEMFVILTAGIDLSVGSVAGLAGAVFAGSTLASGGNVLTGAIMALIAGTAFGIFNGLVVTYGKLPPFIATLATMSIGRGLLLIYTNGAPIWGLPDSFEFLGQGSILGIPTPFIVIILATFCVWFIQSYTTFGRSVYATGGNIQAAYASGIKVKLILISVFALSSFFAAFGGMLMTSRLGSAQPNAGQGYELDAIAAVVVGGTSLFGGEGWVIGTLLGGLLMGILNNGMAIMNVSPYIQQVVKGLVILVAVLPSTITKKFWSE; encoded by the coding sequence ATGGAAAAAATACTATCAACCAAAAAAACAGCAAATAAAAATAAAATGAGCTCTCTTGAATTTTTAAGAAAATATGGTGTAATTTTTGGTTTAATTGGAGTTATCTTATTTTTTTCGGTTGCTGAAACAGAATATTTTTTTACCCTATCAAATTTTATGACAATATCTAAGCAATCAGCTGTTAATATCTTATTGGCATTAGGTGAGATGTTTGTAATATTAACTGCGGGTATCGACCTATCTGTAGGTTCTGTAGCAGGATTAGCTGGCGCTGTTTTTGCCGGGTCTACTCTTGCTAGCGGAGGGAATGTTTTGACTGGTGCTATAATGGCTTTAATCGCTGGAACTGCATTTGGCATCTTTAATGGCCTGGTCGTAACCTATGGAAAATTACCACCTTTTATAGCTACCCTCGCTACAATGTCAATAGGAAGAGGTCTTTTATTAATTTACACTAACGGTGCTCCTATCTGGGGACTCCCTGATTCTTTTGAATTTTTAGGACAGGGTTCTATTCTTGGAATACCTACTCCTTTTATAGTAATTATCTTAGCTACCTTCTGTGTTTGGTTTATTCAATCTTACACAACTTTTGGAAGAAGTGTCTATGCTACTGGAGGTAATATTCAAGCAGCATATGCTTCAGGAATAAAAGTCAAACTAATTTTGATTTCTGTATTTGCTTTAAGCTCCTTTTTCGCAGCATTCGGAGGTATGCTAATGACTTCACGATTAGGGAGTGCTCAACCCAATGCAGGACAAGGTTATGAACTCGATGCTATCGCTGCAGTGGTAGTAGGTGGAACAAGCTTATTCGGTGGAGAAGGTTGGGTAATAGGAACCCTTCTAGGGGGGTTATTGATGGGAATTTTAAATAATGGTATGGCTATTATGAATGTTTCACCCTATATACAGCAAGTAGTAAAAGGGCTTGTAATTCTAGTAGCTGTTTTACCATCTACAATAACTAAAAAATTTTGGAGTGAATAA
- a CDS encoding D-lyxose/D-mannose family sugar isomerase, with the protein MLDKETYEKVKKKSLELFEKAGIALREDEKENIEIVDGGLGNVEELGLEIVTYVNTDRYCAKEMVLLPNQTCPEHKHPPHDRDIGKEETFRCRYGKVFLFVEGEKNTWHVQPPNEYFTAPHEIILNPAEQYTIPPNTLHWFKAGEEGAVISEFSSHSDDATDIFTDPNFKRI; encoded by the coding sequence ATGTTGGACAAAGAAACATATGAAAAAGTCAAAAAGAAAAGTTTAGAACTTTTTGAGAAAGCAGGTATCGCTCTAAGAGAAGATGAAAAGGAAAATATAGAGATCGTTGATGGAGGATTAGGAAATGTCGAAGAACTAGGTCTTGAAATTGTTACCTATGTAAATACCGATAGATACTGTGCTAAAGAAATGGTCCTTTTGCCTAATCAAACATGTCCTGAACATAAGCATCCACCTCATGATAGAGATATTGGAAAAGAAGAAACCTTCAGGTGCAGATATGGTAAAGTATTTCTTTTCGTTGAGGGAGAAAAGAACACTTGGCATGTACAACCACCAAATGAATATTTCACAGCACCTCATGAAATAATTTTAAACCCAGCAGAACAATACACCATACCTCCAAATACACTACATTGGTTCAAGGCTGGAGAAGAAGGTGCCGTTATTTCAGAATTTTCTTCTCACAGTGACGATGCAACTGATATATTTACAGATCCAAACTTTAAAAGAATTTGA
- a CDS encoding class I fructose-bisphosphate aldolase produces MGIKELRLSRVLNPESGKSVIIPIDHGLVMGNVSGLQNPVKTLEKLINIGIDGTLISPGISKITTDLFTSKDAPGRILTMDLPLPSTIPGGSGDTIGHKLIADIQFAIRYAFDVVKVLLPWGEKENIQMESIEVVEKVANECDKWNIPLMVEPVLWGNSIPKEKKNDPELIEHASRMALEFGADILKIPYTDDETEFKELVNNLKVPVFVLGGPKMNNIEGVIKVAKESIKAGAKGIVFGRNVWQNPKMESLIMGLKEIVHNNANVEEVIKKYNLA; encoded by the coding sequence ATGGGCATAAAAGAGTTGAGACTCTCACGTGTTTTGAATCCAGAAAGCGGAAAATCAGTTATTATTCCCATAGATCACGGGCTGGTGATGGGAAATGTTTCGGGACTACAAAATCCTGTTAAAACTTTGGAAAAGCTAATAAATATAGGAATAGATGGAACGTTGATAAGCCCAGGTATATCAAAGATAACAACTGATCTTTTTACTTCAAAAGATGCTCCTGGTAGAATTTTAACTATGGATTTACCCTTACCTTCGACGATTCCTGGAGGTAGCGGCGATACGATTGGACATAAACTAATAGCTGATATTCAATTTGCCATAAGATATGCTTTTGATGTAGTCAAAGTCTTACTGCCTTGGGGAGAAAAAGAAAATATCCAGATGGAGAGTATAGAAGTTGTGGAAAAGGTAGCCAATGAGTGCGACAAATGGAATATACCGCTCATGGTTGAACCTGTCTTATGGGGCAATAGCATACCAAAAGAGAAGAAGAATGATCCTGAGCTTATAGAACATGCCTCACGAATGGCACTTGAATTTGGAGCAGATATATTGAAGATTCCATATACAGACGATGAAACTGAATTTAAAGAATTAGTTAATAATTTAAAAGTACCCGTTTTTGTTCTTGGTGGCCCTAAAATGAATAACATAGAAGGTGTTATTAAGGTAGCAAAAGAATCTATCAAGGCAGGAGCAAAAGGAATAGTATTCGGAAGAAATGTTTGGCAAAATCCCAAAATGGAATCTCTCATCATGGGATTAAAAGAGATAGTCCATAATAATGCCAATGTTGAAGAAGTAATCAAAAAATATAACTTAGCATAG